TGGGCGGCATGTCCTGCGCCTCCTGCGCCTCCACGATCGAGGGGGCCCTCCGGAAGGTCCCGGGGGTCCGCTCGGCCAGCGTGAACTTCGGTGCGGAGCGGGCGACGGCCTTCCTCGCACCGGGCAGCGCGCCCGCGGCGGTTCTCGCGGCGGTGCGGGGGGTCGGCTACGAGCCCCGGACCGAGCGGGTGACCATCCCCATCGGCGGCATCTCCTGCGCCTCCTGCATCCAGAAGATCGAGGGGGCCCTCCACGCCCTCCCGGGGGTCCTCAAGGCCAACGTAAACCTCGCCACCGCGGTCGCGGCGGTCGAGTACCTGCCGCTCCAGGTCTCTCCAGCGGAGATGCGCCGGGCGATCCGGGAGGTGGGCTACGAGCCCCTCGAGGGGGTGGAGGCCTCCCCGGACGTCGAGCAGGCGGCCCGAGGGCGGGAGATGGCGACCCTGCGGAGGAAGTTCTGGGTGGGGCTGGCCCTCACCCTGCCCGTCTTCTTCGGCTCCTTCCCGGAGTGGTTCCCGTGGGTCCCGGCAGTCCTCCAGGACCGCTGGATCCTCCTGGCCCTGACCACCCCGGTGCAGTTCTGGGCCGGCTGGCAGTTCTACCGGGGGACGTGGGCGACGCTCACGCACGGCAGCGCCGACATGAACACCCTCATCGCCGTCGGCACCTCGGCCGCGTACCTGTACAGCCTCGCGGTGACGGCCGCTCCGGACTTCTTCGCCGCCCGCGGCATCCGACCCATGGTCTACTTCGACACCGCGGCGGTGATCATCGTCCTGATCCTCCTGGGGCGGCTCCTGGAAGCGCGGGCCAGGGGCCGGACCTCGGAGGCGATCCGCCGGCTCATCGGCCTGCAGGCCAAGACCGCCCGGGTCATTCGGGACGCCCGGGAGCAGGACATCCCGGTGGAGGAGGTCCGCATCGGCGACCTGATCCTGGTCCGCCCGGGGGAGAAGATCCCGGTGGACGGGGTCATCCGCGAGGGCTATACCGCCGTGGACGAGTCCATGATCACCGGGGAGAGCCTGCCCGTGGAGAAGCGGACGGGGGATCCGGTCATCGGCGCGACGCTCAACAAGACCGGGACGTTCCGGTTCGAGGCGACCAAGGTGGGTAAGGACACGGTCCTGGCCCAGATCATCCGCCTCGTGGAGGAGGCCCAGGGATCCAAGGCCCCCATCCAGCGCCTGGCCGACCGGGTGGCCGGCGTGTTTGTCCCGATCGTGATCGGCGTCGCCCTGGCCACCTTCCTCGTCTGGTGGTGGCTCGGACCAGCGCCGTCCGCCCTCTTCGGCCTCCTCTCCTTCGTGGCGGTGCTGATCATTGCGTGCCCCTGCGCGCTGGGCCTGGCCACCCCGACCGCCATCATGGTGGGGACGGGGAGAGGGGCGGAGCACGGCATCCTGATCCGGGGGGGGGAGAGCCTGGAGACGGCCCATCGGCTCACAGCCGTCGTGTTCGACAAGACCGGGACCCTGACCGAGGGCAAGCCGTCGGTCACCGACCTGGTGGCGCGGGACGGGGTGGCGGAGGCGGATCTGCTCTCCCTGGCCGCGTCGCTCGAGAAGGGCTCCGAGCACCCGCTGGGGGAGGCGATCGTCCGGGAGGCGGACAGTCGAGGCCTCGCCCTCTCGGCCGCCGACGCCTTCGAGGCCGTCCCGGGGCGGGGGGTCCGGGGGGAGGTGACGGGACGGAAGGTTGTCCTGGGCAATGACCGGATGCTGGCCGAGGAGGGAATCGCGCCGGGGGGGCTGGCCGCGGTGGC
The nucleotide sequence above comes from Candidatus Methylomirabilis sp.. Encoded proteins:
- a CDS encoding heavy metal translocating P-type ATPase gives rise to the protein MRYLDGAPGGTPAPMPVRAPEQAVAAGGPGARLDFGVGGMSCASCASTIEGALRKVPGVRSASVNFGAERATAFLAPGSAPAAVLAAVRGVGYEPRTERVTIPIGGISCASCIQKIEGALHALPGVLKANVNLATAVAAVEYLPLQVSPAEMRRAIREVGYEPLEGVEASPDVEQAARGREMATLRRKFWVGLALTLPVFFGSFPEWFPWVPAVLQDRWILLALTTPVQFWAGWQFYRGTWATLTHGSADMNTLIAVGTSAAYLYSLAVTAAPDFFAARGIRPMVYFDTAAVIIVLILLGRLLEARARGRTSEAIRRLIGLQAKTARVIRDAREQDIPVEEVRIGDLILVRPGEKIPVDGVIREGYTAVDESMITGESLPVEKRTGDPVIGATLNKTGTFRFEATKVGKDTVLAQIIRLVEEAQGSKAPIQRLADRVAGVFVPIVIGVALATFLVWWWLGPAPSALFGLLSFVAVLIIACPCALGLATPTAIMVGTGRGAEHGILIRGGESLETAHRLTAVVFDKTGTLTEGKPSVTDLVARDGVAEADLLSLAASLEKGSEHPLGEAIVREADSRGLALSAADAFEAVPGRGVRGEVTGRKVVLGNDRMLAEEGIAPGGLAAVAERLAAAGKTSMFVAVDGRAVGIIAVADTLKPGSRDAVERLHRLGIQVVMLTGDNRRTAEAIARGVGIDRVKAEVLPEDKVAAVKELQAEGQVVAMVGDGINDAPALAASDIGIAMGTGTDVAMEAADITLVKGDLRGVVTSIELSRRTLRTIKQNLFWAFIYNVLGIPVAAGVLYPLFGIWLDHMPMIAAAAMAFSSVSVVMNSLRLRRFRPALAR